taaaggatttgagaacacttgatgtatgtcttgccgtgcgtatcggtggtgacaatgggatatcacgtgattcacttgatgtatgttttggtgatcaacttgcgggttccgcccatgaaactatgcataggggttggcacacgttttcgtcttggttctccggtagaaactttggggcactctttgaggttctttgtgttggttgaatagatgaatctgagattgtgtgatgcatatcgtataatcatacccacggatacttgaggtgacattggagtatctaggtgacattagggttttggttgatttgtgtcttaaggtgttattctagtacgaactctagggctgtttgtgacacttataggaatagcccaacggattgattggaaagaataactttgaggtggtttcttaccctatcataatctcttcgtttgttccatgctattagtgactttggagtgactctatgttgcatgttgagggatagttatatgatccaattatgttattattgttgagagaacttgcactagtgaaagtatgaaccctaggccttgtttcctagcattgcaataccgtttgtgctcacttttatcattagttaccttgctgtttttatatttttagattacaaaaacacatatctatcatccatattgcacttgtatcaccatctcttcgccgaactagtgcacctatacaatttatcattgtattgggtgtgttggggacacaagagactctttgttatttggttgcagggttgtttgagagagaccatcttcatcctacgcctcccacggattgataaaccttaggtcatccacttgagggaaatttgctactgtcctacaaacctgtgcacttggaggcccaacaacgtctacaagaagaaggttgcgtagtagacatcaagctcttttcgggcgccgttgccggggaggtgagtgcttgaaggtatatctttagatcttgcaatcgaatcttttagtttcttgttttatcactagtttagtttataaaagaaaactacaaaaaatggaattgagtttgcctcatacgcttcatctttttaatatttttcgtgagtatgatgggaaggaaaattgtgccaaagtgttagaagaagaatgcattaaaatgtttggcactaaatctttgaatgatgagcatgattgcattgttgttagtatgaactccttgaatatccatagtactaatgatgattgcactagttatgatgaaaatgtctcctataaacatgtcaatttttgtggagtgcattgggtttgcaaatacacaccaaatagggaagataggtattgcaagaggcataagtatttagaaactaaattgttgcaagaaaggctagatgtttgtgctgaaaatttaaattttcttggccgtacttgtggactttgcaatgaaagtggtcatttagctatccgatgcaaattgtttcatgatctaatcgtgtccaaaaattgtgatgagttgatttcccttgcacattataatgaacttagctTGCTTATGGGTTGcgaagaaatgaaacatataactaggcaccttccagaatttgcccgttataaacttcttggttttgatctagaggaaatttatatgtattgtgcggtgaattgcattgaaaatccttatattgccaattacataaaaaAACGAAAACAAATAAAGGATGAAGATAATACTGATGAAAGGGAAGAggcttcccaatattctcctattatttcttatgatgaatcaggtaacgaggaggagccttctattcaaccaatcttattaataaggagctccaaaaagaggattgaacccacacatgaggtgaagaagaagaaaagaaaaaggaagagaggtaaaaagatatctcccccaaataatgttgctcctattattgttgtgcctcatgaaaatgaatcaaaaataattgtggaagatgatgcacttgatgatgatctcgttatgcctattgcttgttgtgatgattatgattgggaacataataatacttcttatgatcttgaaaatctttttggcacttgcttggaagaatatgataattgctatactattggtgctatccatactattaatgatgagagtgattatgcttatgatatgaaaaggcccaagcttggggaagctatgtttgacgAGAATGatatatttgagaatatatttgctgaaattaatgtttgtcccaagcttggggatgctacgtttaatgaagatgatatttttagtctcccaagttttgatatgcaaatttataatgatgatagcatgcctcctacttatgatgattatattgatgaaagtgggtttggaagagtgtcaactttaggaagtaatgatcccactattttggaggatgtcgaatcttataatatttatgaaagtggatttggagaggtcatgactttatttagtgatgagtccactatcttggaagaggtttcaatcgattatgatgagaacaaagtcgCTACTTATggtgattattgtgatgaaacttatgctataaaaagtagtgatgactATACTtgtaaaacttgtcatgattatgattaccctttttctgaacattactcttttaatgtggaaacaatttatagtattcaagtctcttatgaaactcccactattccgaatgaaaagaagtttgcttatgtggagagtaataaaatttctatgcttgtagatcatgaaaagaatgctttaggtgctggttatattgttgaattcattcatgatgctactgaaaattattatgagggaggaacatatgcttgtaggaattgcaataatatcaagtttcctctctatgtgcttaaaattttaaagttatgcctgttttgccttcctatgctagttgattattgttcccataagttatttgctcaaaaaatccctatgcataggaagtgggttagacttaaatgtgttagtaatattcttcatgatgctctctttatgtttcaattcttatcttttatgcgagcatcattgaaatcatcatgcctagctaggggcattaaacgatagcgcttgttgggaggcaacccaattttattttagtttcttgctttttggttctgtttaggaataaataatccatctagcttctgtttagatgtggttttgtgttttaattagtgtttgtgccaagtagaacctttgggaagacttgggtgaagtctttatgatcatgctgtaaaaaacagaaactttagcgctcacgagattagctagaACTTTTTACTgaagagtgctatttagttgatcctttttgaagatgattactagacatATTACTCAGGTCCAAccatttattttagaatttttggagttccagaagtatacgtttgatacagattactaaagaccgttctgtttttcacagattctgtttttcgtgtgttatttgcttattttgatgaatctatggctagtaaaataatttataaaccatagagaagttggaatacagtaggtttaacaccaatataaataaagaattagttcaatacagtaccttgaagtggtgttttgttttctttcgctaacggagctcacaagatttctgttaagttttgtgttgtgaagttttcaagttttgggtaaagattcgatggactatggaataaggagtggcaagagcctaagcttggggatgcccaaggcaccccaaggtaatatttaaggacaaccaagagcctaagcttggggatgccccggatggcatcccctctttcgtcttcattcatcggtaactttacttggagctatatttttattcaccacatgatatgtgttttgcttggagcgtcattttattttctttagctttgcttgctttTTGAGTAaagtaccaagatctgaaattcttaaatgttagagagtcttcacatagctaaataattattcaactactcattgatcttcacttatatctttcggagtagtttgtcgtttgctctagtgcttcacttatatcttttagagcacaatgttggttttattttgaagaaatagatgaactctcatgcttcacttatattattttgagagtcttaaacagcatggtaatgtgcttaatcctaatatgctaggtattcaagactagtaaaaactttcttatgagtgtgttgaatactaagagaagtttgatgcttgatgattgttttgagatatggagattgtgatattagagtcatgctagttgagtagttgtgaatttgagagattcttgtgttaaagtttgtgattcccgtagcatgcacgtatggtgaaccattatgtgatgaagtcggagcataatttatttattgattgtcttccttatgagtggcggtcggggacgagcgatggtattttcctaccaatctacccccctaggagaatgcgcgtaatactttgctttgataacttgtagatttttgcaataagtatatgagttctttatgactaatgttgagtccatggattatacgcactctcatccttccaccattgctagcctctctaataccgtgtaCCTTTCGCccgtatcatacacccaccatataccttcctcaaaacagccaccatacctacctatcatggcatttccatagccattccgagatatattgccatgcaactttccaccgttccgtttattatgacacgctccatcattgtcatattgcttaagcatgatcatgtagttgacatcgtatttgtggcaaagccacagttcataattctttcatacatgtcactcatgagtcattgcacatcccggtacaccgccggaggcattcatatagagtcatattttgttctaagtatcgagttgtaattgttgagttgtaagaaaataaaagtgtgatgatcttcatttttagagcattgtcccaagtgaggaaaggatgatggagactatgattcccccacaagtcgggatgagactccggacggaaaaaaaagaggccataaaaaagagagaaaaggcccaaataaaaaaaatgagagaaaaagagagaagggacaatgttactatccttttaccacacttgtgcttcaaagtagcaccatgatcttcatgatagagagtctctcattttgtcactttcatttactagtgggaaattttcattatagaacttggcttgtatatttcaatgatgggcttcctcaaaatgccctaggtcttcgtgagcaagcgagttggatgctcacccacttagtttcttttgttaagctttcatatacttatagctctagtgcatccgttgcatggcaatccctactcactcacattgatatctattgacgggcatctccatagcccattgatacgcctagttgatgtgagactatcttctcctttttgtcttctccacaaccaccattctattccacatatagtgctatgtccatggctcatgctcatgtattgcgtgaagattgaaaaagtttgagaacatcaaaagtatgaaacaattgcttggcttgtcaacggggttgtgcatgatttaaatattttatgtgatgaagatagagcatagccagactatatgattttgtagggatagctttctttggccatgttattttgagaagacatgattgctttgttagtatgcttgaagtattattgttttcatgtcaatattaaacttttatcttgaatcttatggatctgaatattcttgccacaataaagaaaattacattgagaaatatgttaggtagcattccacatcaaaaattctgtttttatcatttacctactcgaggacgagcaggaattaagcttggggatgctgatacgtctccaacgtatctataatttttgattgttccatgctattatattatccatcttggatgtttatgggctttattacgcatttttatattatttttgggactaacctattgacccagagcccagtgccagttcctgtttttttccttgtttcagtgtttcgaagaaaaaggaatatcaaacggagtcgaaacggaatgaaaccttctggagaagttatttttggaaggaaagcaaccggggagacttggagtccacgtcaaggaagcaacgaggaaggcacgaggcagggggcgcgccctccccctgggcacgccctccaccctcgtgggcccctcgtggctcccctgacgtacttctttcacctatatatacccatataccctaaaacgatcggagaacagaatagatcgggagttccgccaccgcaagcctctgtagccaccaaaagtcaatcgggaccctgttccggcaccctaccggaggggggaaccctcaccggtggccatcttcatcatcccggcgctctccatgacgaggagggagtagttcaccctcggggctgagggtatgtaccagtagctatgtgtttgatctctctctctctcttgtgttcttgattcggcacgatcttgatgtatcgcgagctttgctattatagttggatcttatgttgcttctcccctctactctcttgtaatggattgagttttccctttgaagtaatcttatcggattgagtcttaaaggatttgagaacacttgatgtatgtcttgccgtgcgtatctatggtgacaatgggatatcacgtgattcacttgatgtatgttttggtgatcaacttgcgggttccgcccatgaaactatgcataggggttggcacacgttttcgtcttgattctccggtagaaactttgggcactcttggaggttctttgtgttggttgaatagatgaatttgagattgtgtgatgcatatcgtataatcatacccacggatacttgaggtgacattggagtatctaggtgacattaaggTTTTGGTtaatttgtgtcttaaggtgttattctagtacgaactctagggctgtttgtgacacttataggaatagcccaacggattgattggaaagaataactttgaggtggtttcgtaccctaccataatctctttgtttgttctccgctattagtgactttggagtgactctttgttgcatgttgagggatagttatatgatccaattatgttattattgttgagagaacttgcactagtgaaagtatgaaccctaggccttgtttcctagcattgcaataccgtttgtgcttacttttatcattagttaccttgctgtttttatattttcagattacaaaaacccatatctatcatccatattgcccttgtatcaccatctcttcgccgaaccagtgcacctatacaatttaccattgtattgggtgtgttggggacacaagagactctttgttatttagttgcagggttatttgagagagaccatcttcatcctacgcctcccacggattgataaactttaggtcatccacttgagggaaatttgctactgtcctacaaacctctgcacttggaggcccaacaacgtctacaagaagaaggttgcgtagtagacatcacatatcgtataatcatacccacggatacttgaggtgacattggagtatgtaggtgacattagggttttggttgatttgtgtcttgaggtgttattctagtacgaactctgggatagatcgaacggaaagaatagcttcgtgttatttaactacggactcttgaatagatcgatcagaaagaataactttgaggtggtttcgtaccctacaataatctcttcgtttgttctccgctattagtgactttggaatgactctttgttgcatgttgagggattgttatatgatctaattatgttatcattgttgagagaacttgcactagtaaaagtatgaaccctaggccttgttccgaagcattgcaataccgtttttgctcactttatcgcttgctaccttgctgtttttatattttcagattacaaatacccatatctaccatccatattgcacttgtatcaccgtctcttcgccgaactagtgcacctatacaatttatcattgtattgggtgtgttggggacacaagagactctttgttatttggttgcagggttgcttgagagagaccatcttcatcctacgcctcccacggattgataaaccttaggtcatccacttgagggaaatttgctactgtcctacaaacctctgcacttggaggcccaacaacgtctacaagaagaagtttgggtagtagacatcaggtatcttcatatctagttcaatcttgttagcggcaactctctttactcattctgtaatgcatcatcccgtaactaactcattagtcacatttcttgcaaggcttattatgatgtgcattaccaggagggcccagagatacctctccgatactcagagtgaaaaatcctaatctcgatctatgccaacccaacaaaacaccttcggagatacctgtagagcaactttataatcacccttttacgttgtgacgtttgatagcacacaaggtattcctccggtatttgggagttgcataatctcatagtcaaaggaacatgtataagtcatgaagaaagcaatagcaataaaacttaacgatcattatgctaagctaatggatgggtcttgtccatcacatcattctcctaatgatgtgattccgttcatcaaatgacaacacatgtctatggttagaaaacttaaccatctttgattaacgagctagtctagtagaggctttaTTAGGGACACTgtattgtctatgtatccacacatgtatcaagtttccggttaatacaattctagcatgaataatagatatttatcatgatataaggaaatataaataacaactttattattacctctagggcatatttccttcactttgcACATCGGCTCTTCGGGTAAGCTCATCGATAAACAATGGTTCATCTTGAATGTTgacgccctcttcttcctcctcttcgcaATAGATGTCTTCATCTTCATGCCATGAGTTGCCATGGCCGCCGGCGTCTTCTTCTTCATGGAAACCATAGTGGTCGGCACCATCTTGTCCTCGGCCATCTTGGCTTTGGGTCTCGCCGGAGCCGTAGCCTTCGCCCTCGGGGTAGAAGGCCTGGCCATGGCCCTCATAAATGATGTTCTCCACAAACGCGTTGTAGTCGGGGTCGTCGGCCGCCGGTGTCGGGATTGGCGTTTCATCAAATAGGTTACGAGCGCCGGGAAGGTTGGCCATAGGAATCGACCGTGGCTGCTTCCTTTGCATCTCGGAGGACGACTAGCCGGCACCACGGTACCTAGGCGTGACGTTGAGGTCGATGACAGTCCTGGGGCCGGGGGTGGCCGGCGCGATCACGCTGTCGTCCGACGACGTCTCCAGTCTTATGGAGGAGCTCGGCGACCGGTACTGCGTAGGGCGAACGACCGACGATCCTATGCTTGCCGTGGCCATGGCGGCGACGGAGAGAATGGCCGGCGCGGGTCGGCACAACCCTAGCTTGAGGATGGCATGCATCGTCGCTACCTGAGTGGCCATGGTGACGATGGCCTCGTCCTCGAGAATAGCGTTGTGCTGCGCGACCACGGCCTCGAGGGCAAAGTCGGCTACGTCTTTCTTCTTCGCCTGAACGGTCCACCCTCTTGGTCGATTCTATGTCGAGCCGCGCGATCTCCGCGACGGgaggaggaaggggagggggagCGCGGGAGGGTTTTGGGAattgggtgggggggggggggggaggggagctCTGTGTCCGCCACGGGCGGGCGGGACGACAATGGTATGCGTCCCGCTTGTCCGCGCATTGTCCGTTTTGACGCAAACGCGGCCCAAATTTAGGCCGGAAATGCGTCGGCCGTGGACAAAAAACGGACGTTTGTCCGTTTGCTCCTGCGTGTCGGGTCTACTATTTGTGTCCGTTTAGCCCTAAACGTGCGCTGTCGAACTAtctggggtcgtgcgttggaggtTGCCTAACCAGAGCATTGAAAAGTGTGCCTGGTGCTCAAAGCTGGCATCCTGGCAACACCCCAATGGCTGCTCCCATCCCACTGGGAACGCCCATCACAGTCTCTGGCGTGCGTGCGCATCGCCAAGGCCGCAGGGCGCCGCAGACGCTGCGGCGTGGTGCGTTGCATGGCGAGGTCAGTTCCGTTCAGGTGGCCTGCCCGCCTTGCCTTGCAAGAGACAAGTGGCTTGCCAAGTACGCGACGGGCGATTCCCCGGCCTGCCTGCATCTGACAACAAGACACCTCCTCCGTCCGTCACAAGATCTCAGGACAAAATCTAGGATCTGCCACCACCGCCCAGCCACAGCCAGCGAGCGCGCGCGCGCGAGAGCCCTGCCTCTGGCCCTCCTCTGCCTTGCAAAAAGCGCATTGGCCGGCCGACTGGCCTCGCACTGTTGGCTCTGCTGGGGGTTGCCATGGCATGCACCCCCATCAGAGGAGCCCAGAGCTTTTTACCGCCCCTTCTCCAGCAGCCCctgccaccaccaccaggtcAGGTCACGTCTTCTCCACGCCTCGTCGATGGGATCGCACCCGGCAGAAGCCAGCCACTCATGATCCAGAAGCTTCAGAAACAAAAACGAAAAATCACCACGCGCGGCAGTATTCTCAACAGTTCATATTGATGATTTGTTGCTCTATGTTTCAAGCACCACAGGTTCTTTACATTCCAGACAAGCTCACTCACTCAACATCCAGGCCAATATCTGCAAGCAGCTAAAGACGACACAATTTGACACAATTTTTACAAGCACACGAACACGGAAGAAGATGCTTCAAAGCTGAAGCATGCTATAAagacagcagcagcaggagcaagcAAGCAGGCAGGCAGGCAGACTTCACTTCTCTTGACAGCTTATTGATGAAGAGGAAATCTTGGTTCATGGAGACTCCGGCCAGTCGATCCCGGCGAAGGCGCCCTCGCCGAACCCGCCGCCGTAGAACCTGACCTCGAGCCCCTCGAGGGCGTGGCCGTCGTCCCACAGGGCCTCCTCGTCGTCGCTCCCGGCGGCGAAGTAGTCCTCGTCGTCCATGTACTCCTCCCACGAGTAGATGGAGTCGTCGTCCGAGTCGTCGGAGCACTCCTCCAGGAAGCTGTTCTCGTAGCAGTCGTCCACGCGGGGGCCCAGGACCTTGAGCCCCGGGTACTTGTCCTGCAGCAGCTTGTCGTCCACGCCCCAGCAGCCGCGCAGGTCCAGGAAGCTGAGGTCGCGGCACCGGGACGCGATCTCCACCACGGCGTTGGTCGCGATCAGCATGTACCCGATCTCCAGGTGCCGGAGCTTCGGCATGCTGCACGCGATGGCGCGGGCCTCGTCGTGCTGGCACACCTTGCCGGCGACGTCTATGGGGTGCATCACCCGCCGGAGCCCCACCAGGGACTTGCAGTTCTTGCCGAACGCCTCCAGGGCGCGGGCGCCGATCTTGGTGCAGCTGCTGACGTCCAGGAACGTGACGTTGGACAGCCTTTGCGCGACGTCTTCCACGATGCAGTCGCTGATCTCGCTCCTCGGAAGCTCCAGGGTCTTGAGAGATCGCGCGCTTACAAAAGCAAACACAGTAGGGTCAGTACAGTTCAACAAAATATTATGGATGGACAGGATCACCGGTAAACAGAAGTATAATACACTAGATACTACTACTATGATAGATAACCCTTGTTTTAGTAGGGTCTATAATTGGAATGTAACACAAATATTTCGAAATGGACACAACCTGCTCGATTAAATGCTATTAACGGCGGCTATGAACTGAGTTCCTAACATTTAGCACAGTCAGAAAATAGATCAGAGCCAGGGAGCAGTGGAGCATTGTATAGAGTTGGGGGATGGTTGGTGATACCATTTTGAACATGTTCTTCTGCATTGCACACATATGCAGGATATGGCACCATGTTCGCAACATTCATCACTATCAGAAAACAGATTGAGCAAGAGGAGTATTATTGTGCTAGAAGCTTGACAACACTACCCATAACCCAATATTTATGATCGGTGCACTGGAATGATACTCCATTTGTATTTATGCAACTGAATCAATAGTTTACGAAAATAATTACTAAAACGTGCGACAATTGTTTTTAAATGATTGAATTCAGCGATAATAGAGCGGACCATATTGTGTAAAGACAAATACAGCAGCAAGGAAAGTAATTTTGGATTCAATTATGTTACACATAAGTTACTTGTTATATCATTAGCATATGATTCTCTAATGAATAGACGCATTAACATTCATGCCCATGTTGCGGCGTTTCTCAGAGATTTGGGCCCTCGATCGTCTGATCATGTCATCCAGCCGATCTCCGCCGTTCATTTTCTTACGGCAGGCGCTAAAACCCTACACACACCCCTCGCGCCCTTTTGTCTACCGTGGCCACCACTCTCTTGCTTCCCGCCCCTCCTCCCCGTCGCCCTCCTCCCCCATCCT
This sequence is a window from Aegilops tauschii subsp. strangulata cultivar AL8/78 chromosome 7, Aet v6.0, whole genome shotgun sequence. Protein-coding genes within it:
- the LOC109750228 gene encoding F-box protein FBW2, whose amino-acid sequence is MEEHREERCWEDLLPDALGLIFRNLSLQEMLTVVPRVCKSWSRVVSGPYCWQEIDIQEWSQQQNKPDQLTRMVHTLVTRSGDSFRRISVSGLPNDSLFTFIANHARSLKTLELPRSEISDCIVEDVAQRLSNVTFLDVSSCTKIGARALEAFGKNCKSLVGLRRVMHPIDVAGKVCQHDEARAIACSMPKLRHLEIGYMLIATNAVVEIASRCRDLSFLDLRGCWGVDDKLLQDKYPGLKVLGPRVDDCYENSFLEECSDDSDDDSIYSWEEYMDDEDYFAAGSDDEEALWDDGHALEGLEVRFYGGGFGEGAFAGIDWPESP